One window from the genome of Cherax quadricarinatus isolate ZL_2023a chromosome 85, ASM3850222v1, whole genome shotgun sequence encodes:
- the LOC128703146 gene encoding uncharacterized protein, translated as MEINTDGQRGGASTSPGKQARVPTSHTKIGRVPTSHTKIGSVPTSHTKSGIAPTSHTKSGIAPTSHTKSGIAPTSHTKIGSVPTSHTKSGIAPTSHTKSGRVPTSPTETGRASITQQPRATHRQGAPVSGSSHQSYPIFPAHPESSNTMDSAQPGQRLRSCNVSGETTHDMAGPSHRSDSSVIDDVREIDYVENFRGRHVIKKYSAPQLCEQDLGMYLHTYRNYFLRQLNGMYTASPLAVSLRIHPIVVIKSLRQNITGENEHGQFVINLPFEIVTEEEISETFDRWVETLLQRLENDLQEREGSGWVIERIESFSLEYVKVELKVQLGTYVDYPKKLRGRGYIFNPNFNDGLCVLRAFAAYNCSRKMKWSHIPKSVKTKEGCLNHAKSSIDDFPIRHDKLTLLENENRVSLFVYKLRHDKDGSFVSMCRRGNKKYKDNIMCTLLMNENHLVLIKDFDDYVRTIMHERGDVKKHCHSCLMKLNTQKELNLHEEGCKINQTLVFPPEGQTVRFKNYSHTHSSEYIGFFDLECALDNSSPAGNIEARHKAIAYCYVIFDRRDQIVHVESYRGNDAANDFILNVNNVWSQLKGKRKYYGINMTKEDKLKFKSQRACELCNSLFKNTKSKHKHHNHTSESNNYIGAYCARCNLQCKDKREMLLLFCHNMPYDLGVILKELTVDKYKIKLHSKQGLRFLRVDIGSVRFQDSLSLLNGSLSSLADQHTKAGKVLKNTKVLLKDVPKEALPLLCEGKQVLCYSYIDSLKRLDETKLPSKEHFFNSLTNSEINQEDYDHALKVFQLGNCKTLGDYLMLYLKTDVGLLADVFMEWRKTLKDIHTLDVSNYISLPSFSWDAFLLKTKVELDTIHSHELYDLIKRNLRGGFTCAISQYTEADNPIINTNFDAVSGMGTHILYLDFNSLYASAMVEALPQKEIRKLSKKEKTAFLDPGLRKVSCEGEKGYWIECDTKAVKPDVARRTDELPLILSHMNITQDMLSPYCESVLKNEGRKLPKTNTKLVASHLPQKNYLVSLELLKLLMDLGLEVEKVHAVYEYKQAKFLKPFIETNINQRMATQCPIKSKAFKLTSNAIYGKSLLNITKYGESYRYIMNEKAFVRAAKDPFLKNITYLNQDRVICTFKKPKLEVNQPLYLGFQILEIAKKKLYNFWYEVLKQHYSDDIKLLYTDTDSYIFSLKCEDLCSELKREPLKGCMDFSNFSRDSVLYDNSRKGKLGLLKSEMSDYNISELVALKAKMYSVKIAERADNFSRAKGIPSHFMPLLTHERYKNVLYQVDREIFNYQSISNVEGEICTVKIKKRGLSAFDDKRYHKDTKHSLAYGHPDIPALKRRKLN; from the exons ATGGAGATAAACACAG ATGGACAGAGGGGTGGAGCTTCCACTTCACCAGGGAAACAGGCAAGAGTTCCCACTTCACATACGAAGATTGGTAGAGTTCCCACTTCACATACGAAGATTGGTAGCGTTCCCACTTCACATACAAAGAGTGGTATAGCTCCCACTTCACATACAAAGAGTGGTATAGCTCCCACTTCACATACAAAGAGTGGTATAGCTCCCACTTCACATACGAAGATTGGTAGCGTTCCCACTTCACATACAAAGAGTGGTATAGCTCCCACTTCACATACAAAGAGTGGTAGAGTTCCCACTTCGCCTACGGAGACTGGTAGAGCATCCATTACTCAGCAACCTAGAGCAACTCATCGGCAAGGCGCACCTGTTTCTGGTTCTTCCCACCAATCTTATCCCATATTTCCAGCTCACCCTGAATCATCTAATACAATGGATTCTGCTCAACCTGGACAACGTCTGAGGAGTTGTAACGTGTCAGGAGAGACGACACATGACATGGCTGGACCTTCTCACAGATCTGATTCATCCGTTATTGATGATGTGAGGGAAATAGATTATGTGGAGAACTTTAGAGGGAGACACGTGATAAAGAAATACAGTGCCCCTCAATTATGTGAGCAAGACTTGGGGATGTATTTGCATACTTATAGGAATTATTTTTTAAGACAGTTAAATGGAATGTATACCGCATCACCACTGGCTGTGTCGTTAAGGATCCACCCTATTGTTGTTATTAAGAGTTTGAGGCAAAATATAACAGGTGAAAATGAACATGGGCAGTTTGTGATAAATTTACCTTTTGAAATTGTAACTGAAGAGGAAATATCAGAAACTTTCGATCGATGGGTAGAAACATTATTACAACGATTGGAGAATGATTTACAAGAGCGAGAAGGATCAGGATGGGTCATTGAACGTATTGAATCTTTCAGTTTAGAATATGTGAAGGTAGAGCTAAAGGTTCAACTGGGAACGTATGTAGATTACCCCAAGAAGTTGAGAGGCCGTGGATACATTTTTAATCCTAACTTTAATGATGGATTGTGTGTTCTACGCGCTTTTGCTGCATATAATTGTTCTAGAAAGATGAAGTGGAGTCATATACCCAAATCGGTTAAAACTAAGGAGGGTTGTCTTAACCACGCAAAATCGAGTATAGATGATTTTCCCATCAGACATGACAAGTTAACTTTATTAGAAAATGAAAATAGAGTTTCATTATTTGTTTATAAATTAAGGCACGATAAAGATGGATCATTTGTGAGTATGTGCCGCAGAGGCAATAAGAAATATAAGGATAACATTATGTGCACATTATTGATGAATGAGAATCACTTAGTATTGATTAAGGATTTTGATGATTATGTCAGAACGATAATGCATGAACGTGGTGATGTTAAGAAACATTGTCATAGCTGTTTAATGAAACTAAACACACAGAAAGAGTTAAATTTACACGAAGAAGGTTGCAAAATCAACCAGACTCTCGTATTCCCCCCGGAAGGACAGACTGTTCGTTTTAAAAATTACAGCCATACTCATTCTAGTGAATATATAGGATTTTTTGATTTAGAATGTGCGTTGGATAATAGTTCCCCTGCAGGCAACATTGAAGCCCGCCATAAGGCCATTGCTTATTGTTATGTTATATTTGATCGCAGAGATCAAATAGTCCATGTGGAAAGTTATAGGGGGAATGATGCTGCCAATGATTTCATTTTAAATGTCAATAATGTGTGGAGCCAGTTAAAGGGGAAAAGAAAGTATTATGGTATCAATATGACGAAGGAGGATAAGCTGAAATTCAAGTCACAAAGAGCATGTGAGTTATGCAATAGCCTCttcaaaaataccaaaagcaagCATAAGCACCATAATCACACCTCAGAATCCAATAACTATATTGGTGCATATTGTGCTCGTTGCAATTTGCAGTGTAAAGATAAGAGAGAAATGTTGTTACTTTTTTGTCATAACATGCCCTACGATTTAGGAGTAATTTTAAAGGAATTGACAGTTGACAAGTACAAAATTAAGCTTCATTCAAAACAAGGACTCAGATTTTTGAGAGTGGACATAGGCAGTGTTAGGTTTCAAGACTCTCTGAGTTTGTTAAATGGATCTCTCTCGAGTTTGGCCGATCAACATACCAAGGCCGGCAAGGTACTGAAAAATACCAAGGTTTTACTGAAGGATGTGCCAAAGGAAGCGCTGCCCTTATTATGCGAAGGCAAACAAGTATTATGCTACAGTTATATTGATAGCCTGAAGAGACTCGATGAAACAAAGTTACCGAGTAAAGAACATTTTTTTAATTCATTGACAAATAGTGAGATTAACCAGGAAGATTACGATCATGCCTTGAAAGTATTCCAGCTGGGAAATTGCAAGACACTAGGAGATTACTTGATGCTGTATCTGAAGACAGATGTCGGATTGTTGGCTGATGTGTTCATGGAGTGGCGTAAAACACTCAAAGATATTCACACGCTGGATGTTAGTAATTATATCAGCTTACCCTCTTTCAGTTGGGACGCTTTCTTGTTAAAAACTAAAGTGGAATTGGATACAATACATTCCCATGAATTATATGACTTGATAAAAAGGAATCTGAGAGGGGGATTTACATGTGCAATAAGCCAGTATACCGAAGCAGATAATCCCATAATCAATACCAATTTTGATGCTGTGAGTGGGATGGGGACCCATATTTTATATTTGGACTTTAATTCACTTTATGCCAGTGCTATGGTTGAAGCCCTTCCACAGAAGGAAATAAGAAAATTATCAAAGAAAGAAAAGACCGCTTTCCTCGATCCAGGGTTAAGAAAAGTTTCGTGTGAGGGCGAAAAGGGTTATTGGATTGAATGTGATACCAAAGCAGTGAAACCTGATGTGGCCAGACGCACAGATGAACTACCTTTGATATTATCACACATGAATATAACACAAGACATGTTGTCGCCATACTGTGAATCTGTTTTGAAAAATGAAGGAAGAAAGTTACCCAAAACTAATACTAAATTAGTGGCTAGTCATCTCCCTCAGAAAAATTATCTAGTGAGTTTGGAATTGCTTAAACTTTTAATGGATCTTGGGTTGGAGGTGGAAAAGGTACATGCAGTATATGAATACAAACAGGCTAAATTTTTAAAGCCATTCATTGAAACTAATATTAACCAGAGAATGGCCACACAATGCCCCATCAAGTCTAAAGCCTTTAAGCTAACCAGTAATGCCATTTATGGCAAATCATTACTTAATATCACAAAGTATGGAGAGTCTTATAGATATATAATGAATGAAAAAGCATTTGTTAGAGCTGCAAAAGACCCCTTTCTAAAAAATATTACATATTTGAACCAGGACAGAGTAATTTGCACATTCAAGAAACCAAAATTAGAAGTTAACCAACCACTTTATCTCGGTTTTCAAATTCTCGAGAttgctaaaaaaaaattgtataattTTTGGTACGAAGTGTTAAAACAGCATTACAGTGATGACATAAAACTATTATATACCGATACTGATTCCTATATTTTCAGTCTGAAATGTGAGGATTTGTGTAGTGAGTTAAAAAGAGAACCATTGAAAGGATGTATGGACTTCTCAAATTTCTCCCGCGATTCTGTATTGTATGATAATAGTCGGAAAGGAAAGTTAGGATTACTGAAATCTGAAATGAGTGATTATAATATTAGTGAATTAGTAGCTCTCAAGGCAAAAATGTATTCTGTAAAGATAGCTGAAAGAGCAGATAACTTCAGTAGAGCCAAGGGGATCCCATCTCATTTCATGCCGTTGTTAACTCACGAACgatacaaaaatgttttgtatcAAGTTGATAGGGAAATATTCAACTATCAGTCTATCAGTAATGTGGAAGGAGAGATATGTACAGTAAAGATTAAAAAGAGAGGATTGTCAGCCTTTGACGACAAAAGATATCACAAAGATACCAAGCATTCTTTggcttatggacaccctgatattccaGCATTAAAACGAAGGAAACTGAACTAA